Part of the Prosthecobacter debontii genome is shown below.
CAGATTGTGTGAGCCCCATCTGGCTAAAGGGGCACCGCAGGTCCCTACGGTGATTTATCTCATGGAAAGCATGCAAGCTTTTCATGCCCCTGATGCGCACATCACAGTTGCACCCTGGCAGCGTCCATGCTCCTTAGGCGCTCCATGAGCACCACAAGCAGCCACTGGGATCGCTTCCAGAAATTCTTCGTCCGTTACCCACAGATCGGTTTCTCCATCGACATCAGTCGCATGTCCTTCGAGGAGAGTTTGTTTGAGACGCAAGCTCCTGCGATTGAAAAAGCCTTCGCGGCCATGAAGGAATTGGAGGCGGGGGCCATCGCTAACCCCGATGAAGGCCGCATGGTAGGACATTACTGGCTGCGCAATTCTTCGCTCGCTCCAGCCGAGCTTAGGGCGGAGATTGATGGCACCCTGGACGCCACGCTGGACTTTGCCGCCGACGTTCACGCAGGCAAGATCTTGGCGGCCAACGGGCAGAAATTTACCCGTGTTCTCGTCGTCGGTATCGGCGGGTCTGCTCTCGGACCTCAACTGGTTGCCCAGGCCATCACACCGGCCAATCCTCCGTTGGCCATTGATTTCTTCGACAATACCGATCCTGATGGCATGGACCGCATCGTCGCTCAGATGGGCGATGAAATCGCGACGACATTGACGTTGGTGATCTCGAAGTCGGGCGGCACCAAGGAGACCCGTAATGGCATGCTGGAAGCAGAGGCTGCTTACAAGGCCAAAGGGCTTGAGTTTGCCAAGCACGCCGTCGCAGTCACGGGATTGGGTAGTGAATTGGATAAGCACGCCATTGCCCAAGGGTGGCTGACCCGCTTCCCTATGTGGGACTGGGTCGGTGGACGCACCAGTGTAATGAGTGCCGTAGGCACCATCGCCGCAGCCCTTCAGGGGGTGGACGTTCGTCAATTCCTGGCTGGCGCTGCTGCCATGGATGAAGAAACCCGGACTCGTCCGGCTCGTGAAAACGCTGCGATGTTGCTCGCCCTCATGTGGTTCAGTGCCGGCAAGGGCAAGGGAGCCAAGGATATGGTGGTGCTGCCTTACAAAGACCGCCTGGTCTTGTTCAGCAAATACCTTCAGCAGCTCGTCATGGAATCGCTCGGGAAAGAGCACGACCTCGACGGCAATGTGGTCAATCAGGGGATCGCGGTTTATGGTAACAAAGGCTCCACCGATCAGCACGCCTATGTGCAGCAGCTTCGTGATGGCGTGAATAACTTCTTTGTGACCTTCATTCAGGTGGCAAAGGCGAGGGACACCGCCGGTTTTGAAGTGGAGCCCGGCTTCACCAGCGGAGATTATCTCCAGGGCTTCCTGCGGGGCACCCGTGCCGCTTTGGCGGAAAAAGGTCGTGAATCCATTACCCTCAGCGTGGAGGAAGTCAGTGCCTTCACCCTCGGTTTGCTGATTGGTCTCTTTGAACGTGCCGTGGGCTACTACGCGACGCTCGTGAACGTGAACGCCTACCATCAGCCAGGTGTGGAGGCTGGTAAGAAAGCGGCTACCACTTTCCTGAAGCAGATGGGTGAGGTCCTCTCTGCCCTCTCGGGAGCTGGGCTGACGGCCGATGAATTGGGAGCAAAATTGAACGTGGATGCCGAGGATGCTTGGCACATGGCCAGCCACTTGGCTGCCAACGGTAAAGCAAAGATTGTTCCTGGGGAGACGCCGGCGGCCGACCGATTCAGTGCAGTTTAAAGGATTCCGCTATTGCCAAGCGGAAAGCGGCGTTTTATCCAGTAGGGAGTCCGCCAACTCCCCCCTATGGACGATCGCTTTCCGCTTCAATATCAGATCATCTGCATCGTCTTAACGGCGCTGTTTGTATGGTCCTTCGTCATTTCGCGGGAGCCCCGGCAATGGCGGCGCCTCTATCAGTCCCACTTTTGCAAAGCGGAAGACTTTTCAGTCAATAAGAACAAGGCGATCGACGAGCGCCTGAAAAAGATCGGCATCATCGTCTCCATGTTTTTTCTGGTGGCTGATGTCGGTTTTTTCCTCTGGGGCGCTTCGCACCAGGATCGCATGAAAAATGAGTCGATGAGCCAGGACGAGCGCTTAAAGCTGGAAGAGCTCAAGAAGATCCGCAACGCGACGCAATCCATCGCCCGCTAACAAAAGCTTTGCTCTCCCGGCGCGATTTCTGCGAGACTGGCTGCGCACAATCCAATGTCCGCAGCCACTGCTTTCCTGGGTCTCGTCGTTTTTATCCTTCTCGCATGGATTTTATCCTCCCAACGGCGGCTATTTCCCTGGCGGACAGTCATCGCGGGATTGGGGCTGCAATTTCTCTTGGGATGGTTGATTTTAGGCACCCAAGCCGGGGCATGGTTTTTCAATCAGCTTGATGGAGTCTTCAAAAAGCTTCTGAGCTTTGCCAATGAAGGGGTGAGTTTGGTGTTCGGACCCCTTGCCAATACGGAGGTTTTGGCTCGGTCGTGGGGACCGGAAAACACCTTCGTGTTTGTGGTCACAGTGACGGGCACGATCATTCTCGTTTCAGCCATTTCCTCGGCGCTGTATCATTATGGCATCCTCCAGAGGGTGGTTCGTTTAATGGCCTGGGGGATGCGGCGACTGATGGGCACCAGTGGCAGTGAAAGCCTCGCTTCCGCGGCCAACGTGTTCATGGGGCAAAGTGAAGCCCCCTTAGTGATCAAGCCCTATCTAGCCAGCATGACCCGGAGTGAACTCATGGCGCTGATGACGGGGGGCATGGCGACGATTGCTGGTGGCGTCATGGCGGCCTATGTATCTTTTGGAATTTCGGCGGGTCACTTGCTCACCGCTTCCTTCATGAGTGCTCCCGCTGCGCTGATGATGGCCAAGATTCTTTTGCCGGAAACGCAAGTCAGTGAGACCGCTCACGGGGCAGATCGCTCGCCACCACGCGAGTCAGTGAATGGCATTGATGCCATTTGCATCGGGGCAGGGGATGGCATGAAGCTGGCGATCAATGTGATGGCCATGCTCATTGCTTTTGTCTCCATGGTGGCTTTGGCGAATTATTTGTTATCCTTGGGACTTGGGGTCGTCGGAATCACTGATGCACACCCCCTTCAAACCGTGCTCGGTTGGATCAATGCGCCTTTCGCTTGGCTCATGGGCATCCCTTGGAAAGATTGTCAGGTGGTCGGCTCGATTCTCGGGGAGCGCATCGTCTTGAATGAGTTTGTCAGTTATCTCAACCTGAGCCAGCTCAGCCAAAAGGGCGTGGCCTTGGATGTACGCAGCCAGACGATAGCGACCTATGCTCTCTGTGGATTTGCGAATTTCTCCAGCATCGCCATTCAGATCGGCGGTATCAGTGCCTTAGTGCCGAGTCGCCGTGAGGAATTGGCAAAGCTGGGGGGAAAGTCGATGATCGGTGGTTTGCTAGCCTGTTATTCCACCGCATGTGTGGCGGCAATCATCATGCCTTAAGGGTTGGGATTCGATCAAATGCGACCAGATGCTTTGAGATCAAGATACTGATTCGCCAATGCGATAGGCAGATTTTGAGCCGTTTCATCCACGGTGAAAATGCGATTGGCGCGCAAGGAGTGCAATAGGTGGTTTCGCTGCTCATTGTAATGGCAAAGCGCACCATAGGCTGCGGCATCCTGCAGGTTGGCGATGGGTTTGTCCGCGCGAGTTTCTAGCTCAGCCTCGCGGAGCGTGGCCACCAGCACGAGATGCCGTTTTTGCAGAAGCTTCACCGCTTTGGTCAGGTGGCTGGTGTCTTCCGTGCGCAGATTGGTGAGCAAGATAATCAGTGCCCGGCGTTTTTGCAGGGCCATCACTCGTTCGGCGGCTTCGATGAAGTCGCTCGGTTCGGTGGTGGTCTCGTAGTCGTAAAGATGGTTCAGCAACTTCGGCATGGCCGGAGCTCCTTTGACAGGTTTGAGCCAGCGCTGTGCGCCCCCAAAACCCGTGACGCCCACTTCATCCCCCTGACGGAGCGCAATGAAGGCGATCAGCAGCATGGCATTGAGACAATGATCGAATTGGGTGAGCTCACCATCCTGAGCCCGCATACGCCGCCCGCAGTCCGGCACGAGGATCACGCTCTGGTTCTTCTGCTCTTCGTAGTCGCGGCTGACCAGAGACTGCCGTCGGGAGGTCGCTTTCCAATCCACGCGCGAGAGGACATCGCCGTCCTGATACTCACGCAGTTGATGGAAATCCAACGTCGCACCGGTGCGCTTGCGCTTCACGATGCCCATTTGCTCTTCGCGATTTGCTGTGGCCAGCAGGGCAAACCGCACCACGGGCTCATAGTTCGGATAACACCGTGTTTCGCTCACCGGTCCTGGACGATACTGCCGCTGCCAAAAGCCCAGTCCGGACTCGACCAGCACATGGGCGGGTGTGAACTGATGCTGACCGCGTTTGGTGAAATGAGCATTGTAAACGAGATCTGTATGCTGCTGAGGAGGCAGCTTGCCAGACCACGGCAGCCCCTCCGCAGTGGCGACATCCGGAAGCCCATCATGCACCGATACCTTGAGCGGGCGCTGGAGCGTGTGTCTCAGCGTGAGCGTCACCTGAGAGCTGACGCCCAGGGCAAAGCGGCCTGGTAGCGTTCGTTCCAGGCTCAGCTTACGCGAGTGTGGCAGCGTGAAAAAGTCAGCCGTTGCTAGAATGCCCAGCAGCCCTCCACACACCATCCATGCCATCTGCAACTGCGGCCAAATCGACGCCAATAGACCGAGGACGGTCCAGGCAGAAAGCAGGCGCAGCGTAAAGAGAGTGGGGCGCATGGGGCTCGCGGAGAGACGTGGCGTTTACATGCGTGGTGCTTCCACACCTCGAATCACCGACTCCAGCACTTGATCCACGGTTTGACCCGAGATCGCCACCTCTGGCGTGAGGGTCACACGATGGCGTAGGACGGGTAGAGACGCCCGTTTGACATCGCCCGGCGTGATGTAGTTTCGTCCTTCCAGGAGAGCATAGGACTTGGCCACTCGCACGAGACTGATGGCACCGCGTGTGCCAGCCCCCAGAGCGATGGCTCCATGGTTACGGGTCGCCCGTGTCAGGTTCACCGCATAGTTGACGACGCTTTCCACGGCTTCCACCGCAGCCGCTTCACGCTGAGCCTGGAGGATGTCTTCGGTCGAGCAGACGGGCGGCACATCATTCGGATTCAGCCCGCGTCCCCCGGCGGCTGAGGAGACCGCACGCACGATCTGAGCCTCTTGTTGAGCATTGGGATAATCAATCAAGACCTTGAGCAGGAAACGGTCGAGCTGAGCCTCGGGCAGGGGATAGGTGCCCTCCTGCTCGATCGGATTCTGCGTCGCAAAGGTCATAAACGGAGGCTGCAAGGCATGCGTTTCTCCATCAATGGTCACCTGTGCCTCCTGCATCACCTCCAGCAAGGCCGATTGGGTCTTGGCGGGCGCACGGTTGATCTCATCCGCCAGCAGAAGCTGGGTGAAAACCGGCCCGTAACGCACGCGGAAGCTCTGGCTACCAAGATCATAGAGGGTATGTCCCGTCACATCCGAGGGCATCAGATCCGGCGTGAACTGAATGCGACGAAAACCTGCCCCAAAGGTCCGACTCAACGCCAGCACGAGGTGGGTTTTCCCCAGCCCTGGTTTACCCTCCAGCAACACGTGCCCACCCGCCAGCAGGGCGGCAAGGACCTGATGAATCACCTCGGTCTGCCCCACGAAGACCTGCTCCACTGCCGCGCGGATCTGATTCAGGAGTTGAGTCGAGCGCGGTAACTGAGGTGTCGCTGGTGGCGTAGGCGGCTCATAAGAAGGTGAAGGCACAAGGGGCGGCGGCGCGTAACCTGAATCCGGAGCGAAATCGTTCATGGGAAGAAAGCGGAGACAAAAAGCTGAACTGACAGAGCCAGTGGCAGTGAACCTAAGGACAACAAAGACGCTGTCCAAAGGAGAATCTCCAAGAGACATAAAAACTGAAGTCTAGTGCTCAAAAATTCCATCATCCACAGCCCCGTTTCCATTCTATTTTAAGTGCCTGATCAAATGACTCGAATGAGCGCTCTTCGGATGCTAATTGCTACTTCGCTAGGGCGTCCTTGATGGCGCTCAATACTGCCGCATCATCCGGCTTGGTTTTGGGTTCAAAGCGAGCCAAAATCTTGCCATCACGACCCACGAGGAATTTCCCGAAATTCCACTTCACATCTCCGGGGAAGGGGGAGGTTGGGCCACTGAGCTCTTGATACAGGGGATGCTTGTTCGGGCCTTTGACGGTGATTTTGTCAAACATCGGGAAGGTGACGTGATACTTGAGGGAGCAAAATTCTTTGATGTCCGCATTGGTTCCGGGTTCCTGACCGCCAAAGTCATTGCAAGGGAAGCCGAGCACCGCGAGCCCTTCTTTCTCGAACTCTTCGTGCAGGGCTTGGAGTTCGGTGTATTGCTTGGTGTTGCCGCACTTGGAGGCGACGTTCACAATGAGCATCACCTTGCCTTCATAGGGCTTCAATGAGGTGTCTTGACCTTCGATATCCTTGAGAGGGACCTCGTAAAGAGAACCGGCAGACGCGGTGGAGGCGATGGCGATGAGCGCCAATAGGCTGGAGTGAAGTTTCATGGGCTTGACAGGAACGCTGATTCCAGCCCAGGAGTTTCACACAAGCGGATTCCGATCTGCGTTAAGCCGACGCCGACGAAGGAAGAGCGAGGCTAAACCGACCCCCAGCAGCATGATTCGCCCTGGCTCAGGAACGGCCACGATGACCACCGCATAGAGGCCACTCGTATCGAATTCATAATGCCAGGCCAGATTCCCTGATAGCGTCAGTTCGGGAGCCACGACTTGACTGAAATTCACACTCGGAGTGCCGCCAGTTAGACCACTCCAGTCGATCAACAACCAGCGATCCCCCTCCGCAAAACTCGACGCGGGGTTGAGGGAACTGCCGCTGCCGAGACCGATCTCCAGGGTGCCTGAGAGTGAAATATCGCCTGCAGTGGCTTGGGTGATGGTTAGGCGATCTGCAGATGAAGCAATGCCTGTGTTATCTCCGGCATTGGTGAAGAGATCAAACGAGAGTGTGCCTGTAGACTGGATGCCGCCAGTTGTGCTGCCGAGATCCAAGGTGAGACCACTGGCACCCGTGCTGTCGATCAAGCCAGCTTTAAGGGTGCCTTGGTTGGTCACTCCTGCGCTGCCTTCAGGGGCTAGGCGACCATTGCCTGCGAGAAGACCCGAATTGTCGATTTGGACACTCCCCACGCCAGTCGCTGAGCCTGTGGCATTGGTTACCAGCATGGTGCCTTCCTGAACTGTGGTGACTCCGCTGTAAGTGCTGGCTTGAGTCAAGGCCAGGGTGCCGGTGCCTGTTTTGGAGAAAGCATCACTCCCGACCCCGGTGCCATTCACCAGGCTTGAATTGACGGTAGCCGTGCGACCTGCGGTGACATGGAAGGACCGTGAACCAGTGCCATTCAGGGTAAGTTCGACCCCGCTGATGGAGAGGTCCGTGGATGCATCGTAGTTTTGTAGCGTGCCGCTATTCCAGTTGAAAGTGGAGGTGCCTTTAGGTGCCGAACCGCGCTGGATGGTGCTTGCTTGAACGGTGCCACCACTGAGGTTGAAGATGCCGTTGGAGAAACCATTGCCCGTGCTGCTACGATGAGACAGGGTGATCGTGTTGGCTTTGACGGTCCCGGTTCCGGCTAGGGTCAAGGTGCCTGTGGCCGTGTAGGCACTGTTGCTCGAGTTGTTGGAAAGATCCCCCAAGATGATCGTCGTGGCGTCGAGGATACCGGCACCCACCGTTAGGCTTGCCGTAGTGTTGGAAGCTTGGGTGTCTCGGTTATCATTCTGGCCGATGGTGAGTGTGCTGATCAAGGCGTCGAGACTTCCGGCGCTCACATCCATAGAAGCGTTGGTATGTGCTGACCCGCTTTGCCCTCGACCGATCAACAGCGTTGCTCGACCCGTGCCATTGGTGGCTCTGAGCGTCAGGGTGCCATTGGCGATGCCGTCTTGAAAGGTGAACTCGGTCGTGCTCTTGAAGTCGCCCACAGTGATGGTGCTGGCGTTGATTTGATTGTCTTGGCCCAGATAAACGCGACCCACATTGGGGCCTGATGTGGATCCCGAGACGACGCTGGCGATGCCGAAGGATTTTGCCGTGATCGTGTTGTTGAGGTTAGCAAGATAGACCTCAACAGTGTTGCTGGCGAAGTTGCCTTGTGAACCCCACTGGATGTCCGCCGTGCTGCTATTGAAGATGAAGTCGCTGAGTCCCGAGAGGTCAAGAACAGTGCTTGTGTTCGCGATCCCGGCTCCGATGACCCAGTTCGGGCTGTTGCTAACGGTCAGGCTTCCATCTGCTCCCAAGACCGTCGCCGTGACATTGTTCGCCACATTCAAAGCGCGGATCGTATCGCTGTGATCTTGAAGATCCAAGGTGGCACTGTTGGTGAAGTTGATCGTTGCCCCATCGGAGATGGCGTCGTTAACACTCGTGCGCAGAATGCCTTCTTCAAGATTGATGCTGCCCGTGTGAGTGCTGCCAGTTCCTCCGAGCAGCAGCGTTCCCGTCCCTTGTTTAACAAAGGCGACGCTTGGTGCTGTGGTGCCATTGATGATCGGGCTGTTGAGCGTGATGGTTCGATCTGTGGCGACGTTGAAGATGCGAGTGCCAGCGCCTTCGAGCGTCAGTGTCACGTCACTGATGATTAGGTCCGTGCTGGCGTCATAGGTTTCGATGCTGCCCGAACTCCATTTGAGCAGGCGACTGACGGCCGTGCTGCCGGCTCCGCCGCGGATGGTCTGAGTGCGTAGGGTGCCGCTGTTGAAATTGAAGATGCCTGTGACCGTGCCAAAATCATTGGCATCTTGTTTGTCCGCGAAGATCAATGTGCCTGCAATGATGGTGCCGCCATTGAGTTCCAAGACACCGGTGGGGCTGGCACCGCTACCGACACTCGTGTTGGCGCTGCTCAGGCGTTGCCCCAAAATGATGGTGGTGGCATCCAGAGTGCCCGCCCCCATGGTGAAGCGACCCAAGGCCGAGCGGAAGCGGTCATTGTTGACGGCGAGAGTCAAGGTGCCCACCAGCGCATCCAGCGTGCCTCCTGTGCTATCAAAGTAACTCTGATCCACAATGACCCCATTGGAGTCATGCTTGCTGATCAGGATGTCCATACGCTGCGCCGCATTGGTTCCCCTCAGGGTGACGGTCCCGTCCGCGATCCCATCGGAAAAACGCACAAATCCTTGGTTCTTGAAGATGGCACCGATATTGAAGGTGGCGGCGGTGATGCTATTGGTTTGGCCAAGCAGAAGTGTGCCACTGTTCTCATGGTTGCCACCGCCACCGTTGAGGTTACTCACATCCACCGAACTGGCGAGGATGGTATTGTTTTTCGCCAGCGTCAGAGTGCCACTGCTGACGGTCTGAGCACCGTCGTTAGTGGAGAATTGGCCTCCCACCGAGAGGACTCGTCCAGGGCCGTTAAAGATGAATTCATGCAAGCCCGAGAGGTCAAGCGAAGCGGTGGTGCTGACGGCCGTGCCACCGATGGTGAGATTCGTGGCTCCCACGGTTAATGTGCTGCCACTGGCACCAATGACACTGCCCGTGAGGCCATTGGCAACGGTGAGGGTGCTCACCGTTTGATCAAAGCCATTGAGGTCGAGAATGCCCGTGCCCATAAAGGCTACAGTTGTTGCGGTAGAGAGGGCGTTGTCGTTGCCGATTTGTAGCACGCCGGTGGCGATCTCCGTGATGCCTGTATGCGTGCTTCCGGTGCCCGTCATGGTGAGCGTGTTATCGTTAGCTTTCAGCACACGTCCTGCACCCGTGATGGGCACATTAAAAGTGACCGCGTCGCTCCGATCAAAGCGCAGTGTCGCACCGCTGCTTATGTCTGCCCCGCTGGCCGTGGCCACAGCGCCATTGGTGCTGCCATCACCGATCTGCAGGGTGCCTGCCCGCACTTCAAGCGTGCCTGTGAAAGCTGTATTGGCACCGCTGACGACCAAGGTGCCGCTACCGAGTTGGCGAAGGATGCCTTTGTTTGGATCTGCAACACCGCCGCTCACCAGGTTTTGACTCAAGGTCACGACATCACTGCGATTGAAGGCCAGTACTGATTGGGCTCCGGTGGAGGCGCCGGTAGTCGCGAAGGTTACATTGCCACTGCCCAAGGTGCCTGTGGTTCCGCCAGTGCCGATCTGTAAGACACTGGTGCTGCCACTGGTGGTGTGGGCGGTGATCCGGGTGCCGCCCGTCCAGGAATTGGTGGCATTCAGGATGACGGCACCGTTGTTAAATTTGAGGAACTCGAGGTTACCCCCAAGGACCTGCGCATTGATGGTCAGGACTGCTGCGGCACTGGCGTTGTTGTTGCCAAATCCAGGGTTACTACCGGACAACGTGATGGTGTAATTGCCAGCCCCAGGCTCAATGATGTAAGCCGTGGTTTGGCTGCTTTTATCAATGCGCGTCAGCGTGATGTTTTCCCCCAGCGTCAAGGTCCCCCCGGTTCCATTGTTGGTGTAGCCACTGGTTCCGCCCAGGTTGGCATTGTTGGCTCCGTTCACCCATGAGGCATTGGTGGACGCCCCCGCACTGGCGGTCCAGTTGGCAGTGGCGGATGTGCCCCCCGAGATCCACGTGCCACTGCCGTTTTGGTTGGACAGGGTGCCAGGATCGGCGTCCCAATAAAACGTCGCTGCGTGAGAACTCAGCACCAAGGCCCCAACGCCCAAAAGGCATAGGAATCTGAATGCAATGAATCGAAAGCGTGTGACTGGATGGGGGGAAACCGTCATCCGGCCAGGAAACGAATTTGCACGACCTCTGCAACTGCGAAGGCGTTATATAAAGACTCCACTTAGAACCCGTTCACGGACTCAAGCGCTCAATCTTCCAGCCAGCCTCGGCACGCGTGTAGCGCAATCTATCGTGCAGGCGGCTCACACGTCCTTGCCAGAACTCAATCTCCTGGGCCAGTAGAGTGTAACCGCCCCAGTTTGGAGGGCAGGGGATCGGGCCGTCGCCAAATTGAGCACGGAGCTCCACTTCACGGGATTCGAGCCACTCACGGCCAGGGATGACGCGGCTTTGCTCCGAGACCCAGGCACCGATCTGATGGCCAGCGGGACGTGAAGTGAAGTAGCTCTCTGCATCCTCTCGGGGCAGTTTGGTGATGCTGCCTCGCACGTTCACCTGATGATGGCGATCCGTCCATAGGAAGGTTAGAGCAGCGCGGGGGTCTGCGGCAATGTCCCGGCCTTTGCGGCTATCGTAGTTGGTGAAGAAATGGAAGCCACGTTCATCCAGCCCCTTCAGCAGCACCACACGGCTGTTCGGCGCGCCATCGGAACCGACTGTGGAGAGCGTCATCGCGTTCGGTTCCGGCAGTTTGTGAGCGAGTGCATCCTGCAGCCAGAGATTGAAAAGTACATGGGGATCGGTGGGCGCGGTGTCTTCGGTCAGGGCATCCAGATCGTAGCTCACCCGCAGGTCTCGCAGATTGGTCGGTGGAAAGTCGAGCATGGTTGTCACAAGAAACGTGCTTCAAGCCATTGCGGCAATCCGATGTTTGCGCCTTTATGAGGTATTCTTGTTCCCTATGTCTGCCATTACCGGAGTCTTGAGCGATCTGCACCGCGTCCTGCTCAGCGCGGAATCCATCCGCGCCCGCGTTACCGAGATGGCGCATGAGATCGAGCGGGATTACTCGGGCAAGGTCATCACCGTGGTGGTGCTCATGGATGGCGCTCTTTTCTTCGTGTCAGATCTTCTGCGTCAGATTGATCTGCCCATCCGTCTCGTCACCCTCGGCGCCAGCAGTTATCACGGTGGTATGGAGTCCAGCGGGCAGGTGAAAATCAACTGGCCTGCCGGGGTGGAGTTCGCTGGGCAAGACATTCTATTGTTGGACGACATCCTGGATACCGGGCTCACTCTGAAGGCCTTGCGCGAGCGCCTGCTCAGCGAGAAGCCTGCGTCTCTGCGAACCGCGGTGCTTTTGGATAAAAAGCGGCCGCGTGAGCATGATGTGCCGCTGGACTACTGCGGCTTTGAAATCGCGGACGAATTCGTCGTCGGCTACGGCATGGATTATCAAGGCCGTTTTCGTAATATCCCCTGCATCGGCATTCTGAAGCCATGACCGTGCGCCTGTTGTTTTTTTCCGTGCTGCGAGACATCACCGGGACCGACGAAATAACCTGGGCCATCGAGCCTGGAGCTGATGTGACGAAATTATTGCACGCCCTCTACGAGCGCTGGCCAGCCCTGCGGGAATGGGACTCGAGTCTCCTGGTGGCAATGGATCAAACTTATGTAAAACGGACTCAACCTTTGCATGAAAACTGCGAGGTGGCCGTAATGCCACCTGTGCAGGGCGGTTGATCCTGCGTTGACTTACGTAGCAACCGTGCGAAACAGGCGCATCACACCACATGAAGGACATCGTAGACAATCGCCGTCACATCACCCTGGGTAAGAAACTGAGCCTCGCTGCGCTTATCCTCAAGGAAAACGGACCCGTGTGGTGTGGTGCCTTCGCCACCTACTACGCCGCTAGTGCTTTGGGCTCCAAAGCCTTCAAGCTGATGGATCATATCCGCCGCAAGGACGGTGTGCCAGGCATGAATAGTCGTGCGCTGAACAAAGCCATCTGGGAAGCCTGGGACTGGCAAGCCGGCGGTGAAGAATGGACGCCGAACGAAGCCTGGAAGACCGCCATCATTGAGCATATCCTCCGTGGCTATCTCCCACAGGGCGGGCATTTCCTGGAGATCGGCCCTGGTGGTGGCCGCTGGACGGGCGAACTCATCCAGCGTGCGGATAGCCTGCTCGGCGTGGATATCTCCGCCTCCTGCGTGGAGGTCTGCACCGAAAAATTTGCTGGCACGGGCAAGGCGAAGTTCATCGTCGGCTCCGGTCACGATTTGGCCGGTGTGGCGGATCGCAGCCTGGATGCCCTGTGGAGCTTCGATGTGTTTGTGCACATCAACCAGGCCGAAGTGGAGCGTTATGCGGATGAGTTTAAGCGCGTCTTCAAACCCGGCGCTGTCGGCATCATCCATCACGGCACCCTGGGCGGCAGTCTGGGCGGCTGGCGCAGTAACCTCACCCATGAAGCTATGCTCGAACTATTGAAAAAACGCGGCTTCGAGATCGTGGCTTCCTTCAAAGAATTCACTCACGATGGAGTGACTCACCAGACCGGCCTCTATGAAGACGCTGTGACCGTGTTCCGCCTGCCTGCTTAACGATGGGGAGCCAGGCAGGAGGGCGAGGCGGGCTGCGTGATAGAACTCGCAACTGCCTCTTACTGCTTTTCAGTGATACTTAGCCAAATCTTCCGGGCCACTTTGAGATCTGATTCTTGATCGAAGTAGATCGCCATGAGAATATGGCCGCTCTTACCCACAACGAAACTGTAAAGAGCCCATCGAGGCGGCTGCCCCTCTTCTGCACTTTCGCGAATTAAGTACGCGTATCGAAGCGTCGTGGAATCCGTGTGCTCAAAAGTCTGAACGATTCGTTCCGAGGGACCTTTTTTGAGCCAAGCTAGCGTGGACGCGGGAGTCTCACCAGCTTTCATGCCATAAACGGTGGTCCAGCACGTGAGGCCTTTTCTCCACAAAACGAGATCAGTCCCAAAATCTCCC
Proteins encoded:
- a CDS encoding glucose-6-phosphate isomerase, which translates into the protein MSTTSSHWDRFQKFFVRYPQIGFSIDISRMSFEESLFETQAPAIEKAFAAMKELEAGAIANPDEGRMVGHYWLRNSSLAPAELRAEIDGTLDATLDFAADVHAGKILAANGQKFTRVLVVGIGGSALGPQLVAQAITPANPPLAIDFFDNTDPDGMDRIVAQMGDEIATTLTLVISKSGGTKETRNGMLEAEAAYKAKGLEFAKHAVAVTGLGSELDKHAIAQGWLTRFPMWDWVGGRTSVMSAVGTIAAALQGVDVRQFLAGAAAMDEETRTRPARENAAMLLALMWFSAGKGKGAKDMVVLPYKDRLVLFSKYLQQLVMESLGKEHDLDGNVVNQGIAVYGNKGSTDQHAYVQQLRDGVNNFFVTFIQVAKARDTAGFEVEPGFTSGDYLQGFLRGTRAALAEKGRESITLSVEEVSAFTLGLLIGLFERAVGYYATLVNVNAYHQPGVEAGKKAATTFLKQMGEVLSALSGAGLTADELGAKLNVDAEDAWHMASHLAANGKAKIVPGETPAADRFSAV
- a CDS encoding NupC/NupG family nucleoside CNT transporter gives rise to the protein MSAATAFLGLVVFILLAWILSSQRRLFPWRTVIAGLGLQFLLGWLILGTQAGAWFFNQLDGVFKKLLSFANEGVSLVFGPLANTEVLARSWGPENTFVFVVTVTGTIILVSAISSALYHYGILQRVVRLMAWGMRRLMGTSGSESLASAANVFMGQSEAPLVIKPYLASMTRSELMALMTGGMATIAGGVMAAYVSFGISAGHLLTASFMSAPAALMMAKILLPETQVSETAHGADRSPPRESVNGIDAICIGAGDGMKLAINVMAMLIAFVSMVALANYLLSLGLGVVGITDAHPLQTVLGWINAPFAWLMGIPWKDCQVVGSILGERIVLNEFVSYLNLSQLSQKGVALDVRSQTIATYALCGFANFSSIAIQIGGISALVPSRREELAKLGGKSMIGGLLACYSTACVAAIIMP
- a CDS encoding DUF58 domain-containing protein; translation: MRPTLFTLRLLSAWTVLGLLASIWPQLQMAWMVCGGLLGILATADFFTLPHSRKLSLERTLPGRFALGVSSQVTLTLRHTLQRPLKVSVHDGLPDVATAEGLPWSGKLPPQQHTDLVYNAHFTKRGQHQFTPAHVLVESGLGFWQRQYRPGPVSETRCYPNYEPVVRFALLATANREEQMGIVKRKRTGATLDFHQLREYQDGDVLSRVDWKATSRRQSLVSRDYEEQKNQSVILVPDCGRRMRAQDGELTQFDHCLNAMLLIAFIALRQGDEVGVTGFGGAQRWLKPVKGAPAMPKLLNHLYDYETTTEPSDFIEAAERVMALQKRRALIILLTNLRTEDTSHLTKAVKLLQKRHLVLVATLREAELETRADKPIANLQDAAAYGALCHYNEQRNHLLHSLRANRIFTVDETAQNLPIALANQYLDLKASGRI
- a CDS encoding AAA family ATPase, whose product is MNDFAPDSGYAPPPLVPSPSYEPPTPPATPQLPRSTQLLNQIRAAVEQVFVGQTEVIHQVLAALLAGGHVLLEGKPGLGKTHLVLALSRTFGAGFRRIQFTPDLMPSDVTGHTLYDLGSQSFRVRYGPVFTQLLLADEINRAPAKTQSALLEVMQEAQVTIDGETHALQPPFMTFATQNPIEQEGTYPLPEAQLDRFLLKVLIDYPNAQQEAQIVRAVSSAAGGRGLNPNDVPPVCSTEDILQAQREAAAVEAVESVVNYAVNLTRATRNHGAIALGAGTRGAISLVRVAKSYALLEGRNYITPGDVKRASLPVLRHRVTLTPEVAISGQTVDQVLESVIRGVEAPRM
- a CDS encoding glutathione peroxidase, coding for MKLHSSLLALIAIASTASAGSLYEVPLKDIEGQDTSLKPYEGKVMLIVNVASKCGNTKQYTELQALHEEFEKEGLAVLGFPCNDFGGQEPGTNADIKEFCSLKYHVTFPMFDKITVKGPNKHPLYQELSGPTSPFPGDVKWNFGKFLVGRDGKILARFEPKTKPDDAAVLSAIKDALAK